The genomic stretch CGAGTAAGCGACCAGGCCCGCGAACGGCACGAGCGCCGCCTGCGCATGCGAGATGCCCGCGGGCTTGCGCACCACCGCGGTACGGCCATCCGAGGGCCGCACGAGCACATATTGCGCATACGTCCCATGCAAGGGCATGGCCCCCATGACCTCGTCGCCCACCTGGAAGCCTTGGATGTCACGGCCCACCCTGGCAACGGTCCCCGAGAAGTCGAACCCCAGAATCATGGGCCGCCCCAGCAGGCGGCGCCAGACGAGGGGCGGCAGCCCCATGCCTTGACGCATCTTCCATTCCAGCGGGTTGATGCTGGTGGCATGGACCCGCACCAGCATCTCATCCTCGCGCTTCAGGACAGGCGTGAGCACCTCGGCCACGTGCAACCGTGACGCATCGCCAAACTCATCCAGAACCGCGGCGCGGCTCATTTGGGGAACGGAATCCATGCGCCCCCATACACCTAAAAGGCATCCCCCCCGCGCCCACTTCCAAGAATATCCAGTTTAGTATATTTTCCGGCTTTCCCAATAAATTCACATACTGGAGGGACGCCGTGCCCCAGACCGATTCCCGTGTCCACCTGAAGGACTACAAGACCAAGGAACTCCAGTGGGACAAGTTTGCCACCGCGCGCAGCATTCCCCGGCGCATGCTCCCCGAGGGTCCCCTGACCGGGCAGATGTGCCCCACCGCGAGGCAGCCCCTCTATCACCACCCGCTGATGCAGGCGGTAGGACAGCAGGCGCAGGATCACCTGCTCATCCACACGACTTACAAATACATGAGCGACATCTCCCATGTGGAGATGGACACGGTCAATCAGATCTCCCTGAAGATCGTCAACAACACGCTGCCGTTCTCCTTCTCGGAAGACATTCAGCACGACGCGCTGGCGATCATCGTGGATGAGTCCTACCACGCCTACGTGGCCCGGGACTTCATGCGGCAAGTCATTGAGCGCAGCGGCGTGAAGCCCGTGACCATGCCGGTGAAGACCGTGCTCTCGGAAGCCATTGCCCACGGCAAGAGCGTGCTGCCCGAGAACCTCCACGAGGTTTTCGAGCTGGTGGGCGTGTGCGTGGGAGAGAACACGCTGACCAAGGAATTGCTTCACCTGACCGGTGATCGCTCCATGAACCCCGTGGTCCATCAGGTGATCGAAGACCATGTCCGCGACGAGAGCAGGCATGCCGTCTTCTTCACGCACATCCTCAAGCTCATGTGGAGCGCACTCGACGAGCCGTCCCGGAGCGCCATCGGTCCGCTCCTGCCCGAGTTCATCCTCAACTACTTCAAGCCGGATCCTCAGTACGAGCGCGACGTCCTGCGGTCTCTCCAGGTGCCCGAGCACCACATCGACCGCATCCTCGGGGAGACGTTCGCGCCCATGCCCCTGGAGGAGCTGTGGCCGCGCATCCCCATCATCGGGCACGTGATGGGCGTGCTGAAGCAGAGCGGCGTTCTGGAGAACGGCAAGACGGCCGACGCCTTCCGCCGCATCAAGCTCCTCAACTGAGGCCCCTGCACCGCAAGCCCCGCCATGCGGGGCTCGGGTGGCAGGCTTTAGAAGGTGATCTCCACCGACGGCGTGCTGCGCCCCGCCGGGCCGTGGAAGACCACCTCGATGTTGTTGCCGTCCGGGTCGAGCACGAACGCCGCGTAGTAGCCCGGGTGGTAGCTGCGCAGGCCCGGCGCCCCGTTGTCCCGCCCGCCCGCCGCGATCGCCGCGGCGTGGAACGCGTCCACCATCGCGCGGTCGCGCGCCTGGAACGCGAGATGGTGGCGGCCGGTCAGCACGCCGGCCGCCGCCGCGCTGCTGGCCGTCGAGACGAACAGCTCGTCGGCCCAGAACCAGTCCTCGCCCTCGCCGCCAATCGGCACGCCAAGCACGTTGAACACCGCGACGTAGAAACGGCGGCTCGCGTCGAGATCACGAACGATGAGCTGGAGATGGTCGATGAGACGGCCGCGATGCAGACGTTGCGCTTCCATGGTCGGGCTCCGGTGAGGGTGGGCTCCGAGGATACGCTACCGGGTCCAGGAGGTGTGAAAGGGCGTTGCCCCTCCCCCTGTCCTCACACGGTGTCCGTCGATGAAGAAGGTGGGCGTGGCCATGACCTTGACGGGCAGTACGGCGCGTCTGCCCTGGGCCAAGGGCCGGCATCCGCTGTGCCCACTAGTTCTTCAACCGGTAACCCGTCTTGAAGATCCACCCCACCACCACCAGGCACAGCAGGAAGAAGCCCAGCGTCATGACGAGGCTCACCTCCACCGCCACGTCCGCCGTCCCGTAGAAGCTCCAGCGGAAGCCCGAAATCAGATAGACCACCGGGTTGAACAGGGTCACCGTGCGCCAGACGGGCGGCAGCATGTCGATGGAGTAGAACGCGCCGCCCAGGAACGTCAGCGGCGTCACGATCAGCATGGGGATGAACTGCAGCTGCTCGAAGCTGTTGGCCCAGATGCCGATGATGAAGCCGAACAGGCTGAAGGTCACCGACGTCAGCACCAGGAAGGCGATCATCCACAGCGGGTGGAGGATGTGGATGGGCACGAACATCGCCGCCGTGGCCAGGATGATCAACCCCAGGGCCGCCGACTTGGTCGCGGCGGCCCCGACGTAGGCGATGATGATTTCCAGATAGCTCACCGGCGCCGACAGCAGCTCGTAGATCGTCCCGGTGAACTTGGGAAAGTAGATGCCGAAGCTGGCGTTGGACAGGCTCTGGGTGAACAGGCTGAGCATGATCAGGCCGGGCACGATGAAGGCGCCGTAGGACACGCCGTCCACCTGCCGCATCGACTGACCGATCGCCGAGCCGAAGACCACGAAATAGAGCGAGGTGGTGATGACCGGGGTCACCACGCTTTGCACCAAGGTGCGCAGCGCCCGTGCCATCTCGAACCGGTAGATGGCCCAGACGCCATGGCGATTGAAGGTCATGCTCATGATGTGGTGCGCTCCTTGACCAGGCCCACGAAGATGTCCTCGAGCGAGCTCTGGCGTGTGTTCAAATCCCTGAACCCGATGTCCAGCTCGCTCAACCGCCGCAGGAGGCTCGGCACGCCCGTCTGCTCCTCGGTCGCGTCGAAGACGTACTCCAGCGCATGGCCACCGGCCTTCAGCGTGAGCGGCCAGTCGGCCAGCCCGGCCGGGAGGGCCGTCAGCGGATTCTGGAGGTTCAAGGTGAGCTGCTTCTTGCCCAGCTTCTTCATCAGGCTGGCCTTGTCCTCGACGAGGATGAGCTCGCCCTTGGAAATGACCCCGACCCGGTCGGCCATCTGCTCGGCCTCCTCGATGTAGTGGGTGGTCAGGATGATGGTCACCCCCTTCTCGCGCAGGTCCCGGACCTGCGCCCACATGTCCCGGCGAAGCCCCACGTCCACACCGGCGGTCGGCTCGTCGAGGAAGAGGATCTCCGGCTCGTGGCTCAGCGCCTTGGCGATCATCACCCGCCGCTTCATGCCGCCCGACAGCGTCATGATCTTGGCGTCCTTCTTCTCCCACAGGGAGAGATCCCGGAGCACCTTCTCGATGTGCGGCGGATGGGGCGCCTTGCCGAACAGACCGCGGCTGAAGGAGGTCGTCGCCCACACGGTCTCGAATGCGTCGGTGACCAGTTCCTGCGGCACCAGCCCGATCTTGGATCTCGCGGCGCGGTACTCCCGGAGCACGTCGTGCCCGCCGGCGACGATCCTTCCTGAACTGGGGGTGACGATGCCGCAGATGATGTTGATCAGCGTTGTCTTGCCAGCCCCATTGGGGCCCAGCAGGGCGAAGATCTCGCCCTTGCGGATCTCCAGATCGATGTTCTTCAGCGCATGAAGCCCTGACGCATAGGTCTTGGTCAGGCCGGAGACGGAGATGATGGGTGGCGGGGGGGCGGTGGGCATGGTGGACGGATGGCCTCTATGGCGTCGCGCTGCGGAACTCAAGCCGCTTGAGCTCTACGGTACGGAGAATGTGCCGGCAACGGAGCGGTCCTTCCCTCACCCTCGCGCCTGGAGCGTCAGCCGCCGAAGACATGGCGGGTGAGAAAGTCATTGCGGAACTTGTGGCCCGGATCCAGCCGCTCGGCCAGCGAGACGAAGGCCGGCAGCTTCTCGTAGAGGGTCGCGATGTGGCCAGCCTGGGCGTGGAACAGCTTGCCCCAGTGCGGCCGCGCCCTGAACGGCGCGAGCGCTTCTTCGAGGATGGGAAGCAGGGCTTCCACCTCGGGCTGCAGGCGCTTCCACGTGAAGTGGAAACCGACGCTGGCCTCGCGGTACGCCATGCTGAGCCAGAGGCCGTCGGCAGCGATCGTCCGGATCTCCGCGATGTGCAGGAGCGGCGCGATGCGGCCGGCCAGCGCGCGCAAGGCCTGGATGGCCTCGGCCGCGTGGGCCCTGGGCAGGATGTATTCGGACTGGAGTTCGTCGCCCTGGCTCGGGGTGAAGTCGAGACGGAAGTGGGACAGCCTGTCGATCCAGTGCCCGGCGATGCCGAGTTGTCCGGTGCAGGCCTCGGGTGAGACTCCACGCACGGGATGCCGCTGCACCCGGGCAGGCACGGCACCGTGGAAGCGCTGGCCCGCGACGGGCAGCGCACCCGAGGAACGCTGCTTGAGCCAGACCTGATCGATCGTGTCCCGTGCCCAGTTCGTGAAAAGGCTCACGCTGTAGGCGGCACCGGTGATCGCGTCGAAGTGGTTCAACAGGGTGTCCCAGGCGAGCTCCTCGTAGACGCTGACCGCGACGGTGAACGTCGGCTCGATGTCGAGGGTGACCGAGGTGACGATGCCCAGGGCGCCCAGACCGACGACGGCTCCCGCGAAGTCTGGGCTCGTCCGGGTCAGCGCGAGCGTCTCGCCGCTGGCCGTGACCAGCGTGAGCCCCGCGACCGCGGACGCCAGGCTCCGGTTCGCGCATCCAGAGCCATGCGTTGCCGTCGCGATGGCACCAGCCACCGAGATGTGCGGAAGCGACGCGAGGTTCGCCAGGGCGAATCCCTCTGCCTGGAGCCGGGCGCCGAGCTCGCCGTAGCGGATGCCACCACTGGCGGTGACCGTCCGGGCTTCGCGGTCGAGCACGGCCTCTGGGTTGAATGCCTCCAGGGAGATCAGATCGCCCGGCGTGTCCGCAAGGGTGTTGAACGAGTGCCCTGACCCGAGAGCGCTGACGGCCTTCGCCTTGGCGACGATCTCCTTCACTTCGTCGAGCGAGGTAGGCCGGTGAAAACGGGCTGCCGAGTATTCGACATTGCGAGCCCAGTTGGTGTGGTGAGGCACGCCTCATCCTATGTGCGGGCAAACGCTGTGAACAAGCGGTGCCACGACTTTCGCCGCACCCACGTATTCGTGGCTTCTCCGCCACGCTTGCGGCAGGCTCGTGGCGCATGATTCAGCGTCAGCCCGCTCGCAGCAGACACGATGGCGCGGCACGGCTTGCCTTCGAACGGGTGGGGACACGCACCGTGGTGAGCACGGCCCTGGCCCACAGTCCGATGCGGCTGCTCACACCGCGCAACCACGGGCACGCCGCCTGGGTCTACACCAGCCTGTTCGGTGACGGCCTGGTGGATGGAGACCAGCTCTCCCTGGAGGTGCGCGTGGCCGCGGGCGCCACCGCCCTCCTGTCCAGCCGGGGCAACACCCGGATCTACCGCTCGCCGCAAGGCTGCCGGAGCGTGTTGTCCGCCCGGGTGGAGAAGGGGGCCTTGCTCATCTTGGTTCCAGATCCCACCACGTGCTACACGGGCGCCCGGTTCGAGCAACGCCAGGACATCCATCTGGCCCCCGAGGCCTCCCTCATCCTGATGGACCTCGTCACCACGGGCCGCCGCGCCACCGGCGAGCGCTGGGACTTCTCCCACTTCTCCTCTTCGCTCGGCGTCTACCGGGAGGGCCGCGCGTTGTTCGACGAGCGTTGGCTGCTGGACCCTGCCCAGGGGCCGCTCTCCGAGCGGCTAGGCCGGTTCGACGCGCTGGGAACCGTGCTCCTGGTAGGGCCTGCGTCCGCCGCGGCCCGCGAGGCGCTCGCCGGGCGCGTGGGGAACCTGCCCATCACTCCGGGCGCCCGGCTCGTCTGCTCCGCCAGCCCGATCGGAAGCGATGGGCTGGTCCTCCGGGCGGCTGCCACCTCCCCCGAGCTGCTGATGCACACGGCCACGGATTGGCTGTCTTTTCTGCCTGCCCTGCTGGGCGATGACCCCTGGTCTCACGGCAGCTGAACAAATTCACGTCATACGGCGAGTCGCAAGCAGTAGAGTCCCGCTGCGCCCTGGATGGGTAGCTCCAGCCAGCAAAGTTTGACTTGGAGGAGGACCATGCACCTGTCGCCGCGTGACATCGAGAAGCTGATGTTGCACCAAGCGGGATTCCTGGCTCAGAAACGTCTGGCGCGGGGCCTGCAACTCAACTACCCCGAGGCGGTGGCGCTCATCTCCACCCAATTGCTCGAGTTCATCCGCGATGGCCAGATGAGCGTGTCCGAGCTGATGGACCTGGGGCGCAAGCTGCTGGGCCGCGCGCAGGTGATGGAGGGCGTGCCGGAGATGGTCTCGGAGGTCCTGGTCGAGGGAACCTTCCCGGATGGCACCAAACTGGTGGCGGTGCAGCACCCCATCGAGCTCGAGCAGGGGGACATGTCGTTGGCCCTCTATGGCAGCTTCCTGCCGGTGCTGCCGCTGCGCTGGCCGCAGGAGCGCTCCACAAAGGAAGCGCGGTTGGTGCCGGGCCAGGTGCTCTACCAGTCCGAGCCCATTGAGATAAACCCAGGCCGGGACGCCATCTCCCTGAAAGTCATCAACCGGGGAGATCGCCCCATCCAGGTGGGCAGCCATTACCACTTCATCGAGGTGAACAAGGATCTCGTCTTCGACCGGGCCCGGGCGTATGGGCGGCGGCTGAACATCAAGGCGGGGACAGCGGAGCGCTTCGAGAAAGATCAGGAGAAGACGGTTTCGTTGGTGCCCATTGCCGGCGCGCAGATCATTCGAGGCGGCAATAACCTGGCCTCGGGGCCTGTGACACCGGAAAACCAGAAGCGTGCCATGGAGCAGGTGATCGCCCGCGGGTTTGGGCACCAGGAGGAAACATGAGCAAGTCCATCCCTCGTGCGGATTACGGTGTCTTGTATGGCCCCACCACGGGCGATCTCGTCCGGCTGGGAGACACCGGATTGCTGGCGCAGGTGGAGAAGGACCACACCTCCTATGGCGACGAGTGCATCTTCGGCGGCGGCAAGGTGCTGCGCGAAGGCATGGGCCAGAACGCCGGCGTGGGCGACGCGGACGCCCTGGATTGCGTCATCACCAGCGCGCTCATCATTGACTGGACCGGCGTCTACAAGGCGGACATCGGCATCAAGGCGGGGCGCATTGTCGGCATCGGCAAGGCGGGCAACCCGGACGTGATGACGGTCACCCCTGGCATGGTGGTGGGCGTCACCACCGAGGTCATCTCCGCCGAGGGGCTCATCGTCACGGCGGGCGGCATCGACACGCACATCCACCTCATCTGCCCGCAGCAGGCGGACGAGGCGCTCGCCAGCGGCATCACCACCTGGGTGGGCGGCGGCACGGGGCCCGCCACGGGGAGCAAGGCCACCACCTGCACGCCCGGCGCATGGCACATCCACCGAATGCTCGAAGCCACGGACACGTTGCCGCTCAACATCGGCCTCACGGGCAAGGGCAACACCTCCCTGCCGGCGGGCCTGGTGGAGCAGATCGCCGCGGGGGCGGTGGGCCTGAAGCTGCATGAAGACTGGGGAACCTCCCCCGCCGCCATCGACACCTGCCTGAGCGTGGCCGAGGAAGAGGACATCCAGGTCACCATCCACACGGACACGCTGAACGAGGGCGGCTCCGTGGATGACTCCATCGCCGCCTTCAAGGGCCGCACCATCCACACCTACCACTCGGAGGGAGCCGGTGGCGGTCACGCGCCGGACATCATCCGTGTGTGCGGTGAGCCCAATGTGGTGCCGAGCTCCACGAACCCGACGCGCCCCTTCACGGTGAACACGCTGGCCGAGCACCTGGACATGCTCATGGTGTGTCACCACCTGAAGAAGGACATCCCCGAGGATCTGGCCTTCGCCAACAGCCGCATCCGGGGCGGGACGATCGCCGCGGAGGACGTGCTGAACGACATCGGCGCCATCAGCATGATCTCCTCGGACAGCCAGGCCATGGGCCGGGTGGGCGAGGTCATCAACCGCACCTGGCAGACGGCGCACAAGATGCGGCAGCAGCGTGGACGGCTGCCCGAGGACACGGCCGGCAACGACAACT from Stigmatella aurantiaca encodes the following:
- the ureA gene encoding urease subunit gamma — encoded protein: MHLSPRDIEKLMLHQAGFLAQKRLARGLQLNYPEAVALISTQLLEFIRDGQMSVSELMDLGRKLLGRAQVMEGVPEMVSEVLVEGTFPDGTKLVAVQHPIELEQGDMSLALYGSFLPVLPLRWPQERSTKEARLVPGQVLYQSEPIEINPGRDAISLKVINRGDRPIQVGSHYHFIEVNKDLVFDRARAYGRRLNIKAGTAERFEKDQEKTVSLVPIAGAQIIRGGNNLASGPVTPENQKRAMEQVIARGFGHQEET
- a CDS encoding FAD-binding protein, which translates into the protein MPHHTNWARNVEYSAARFHRPTSLDEVKEIVAKAKAVSALGSGHSFNTLADTPGDLISLEAFNPEAVLDREARTVTASGGIRYGELGARLQAEGFALANLASLPHISVAGAIATATHGSGCANRSLASAVAGLTLVTASGETLALTRTSPDFAGAVVGLGALGIVTSVTLDIEPTFTVAVSVYEELAWDTLLNHFDAITGAAYSVSLFTNWARDTIDQVWLKQRSSGALPVAGQRFHGAVPARVQRHPVRGVSPEACTGQLGIAGHWIDRLSHFRLDFTPSQGDELQSEYILPRAHAAEAIQALRALAGRIAPLLHIAEIRTIAADGLWLSMAYREASVGFHFTWKRLQPEVEALLPILEEALAPFRARPHWGKLFHAQAGHIATLYEKLPAFVSLAERLDPGHKFRNDFLTRHVFGG
- a CDS encoding diiron oxygenase → MPQTDSRVHLKDYKTKELQWDKFATARSIPRRMLPEGPLTGQMCPTARQPLYHHPLMQAVGQQAQDHLLIHTTYKYMSDISHVEMDTVNQISLKIVNNTLPFSFSEDIQHDALAIIVDESYHAYVARDFMRQVIERSGVKPVTMPVKTVLSEAIAHGKSVLPENLHEVFELVGVCVGENTLTKELLHLTGDRSMNPVVHQVIEDHVRDESRHAVFFTHILKLMWSALDEPSRSAIGPLLPEFILNYFKPDPQYERDVLRSLQVPEHHIDRILGETFAPMPLEELWPRIPIIGHVMGVLKQSGVLENGKTADAFRRIKLLN
- the ureC gene encoding urease subunit alpha, which encodes MSKSIPRADYGVLYGPTTGDLVRLGDTGLLAQVEKDHTSYGDECIFGGGKVLREGMGQNAGVGDADALDCVITSALIIDWTGVYKADIGIKAGRIVGIGKAGNPDVMTVTPGMVVGVTTEVISAEGLIVTAGGIDTHIHLICPQQADEALASGITTWVGGGTGPATGSKATTCTPGAWHIHRMLEATDTLPLNIGLTGKGNTSLPAGLVEQIAAGAVGLKLHEDWGTSPAAIDTCLSVAEEEDIQVTIHTDTLNEGGSVDDSIAAFKGRTIHTYHSEGAGGGHAPDIIRVCGEPNVVPSSTNPTRPFTVNTLAEHLDMLMVCHHLKKDIPEDLAFANSRIRGGTIAAEDVLNDIGAISMISSDSQAMGRVGEVINRTWQTAHKMRQQRGRLPEDTAGNDNFRIRRYVAKYTINPAIAHGMSHEIGSVEKGKLADLVLWKPAFFGMRPELVVKGGLVAWSQMGDPGAAIPTPQPSFMRPMYGTLGRARGATSIAFVSARSLAVGGRVRELGLTKRLAAVQKCRKIGKVDMKLNDALPNLRVVSDEFKVYMDEKLLTVEPATRLPLAQLYSLF
- a CDS encoding ABC transporter ATP-binding protein — protein: MPTAPPPPIISVSGLTKTYASGLHALKNIDLEIRKGEIFALLGPNGAGKTTLINIICGIVTPSSGRIVAGGHDVLREYRAARSKIGLVPQELVTDAFETVWATTSFSRGLFGKAPHPPHIEKVLRDLSLWEKKDAKIMTLSGGMKRRVMIAKALSHEPEILFLDEPTAGVDVGLRRDMWAQVRDLREKGVTIILTTHYIEEAEQMADRVGVISKGELILVEDKASLMKKLGKKQLTLNLQNPLTALPAGLADWPLTLKAGGHALEYVFDATEEQTGVPSLLRRLSELDIGFRDLNTRQSSLEDIFVGLVKERTTS
- a CDS encoding ABC transporter permease; this encodes MSMTFNRHGVWAIYRFEMARALRTLVQSVVTPVITTSLYFVVFGSAIGQSMRQVDGVSYGAFIVPGLIMLSLFTQSLSNASFGIYFPKFTGTIYELLSAPVSYLEIIIAYVGAAATKSAALGLIILATAAMFVPIHILHPLWMIAFLVLTSVTFSLFGFIIGIWANSFEQLQFIPMLIVTPLTFLGGAFYSIDMLPPVWRTVTLFNPVVYLISGFRWSFYGTADVAVEVSLVMTLGFFLLCLVVVGWIFKTGYRLKN
- a CDS encoding urease accessory protein UreD yields the protein MRLLTPRNHGHAAWVYTSLFGDGLVDGDQLSLEVRVAAGATALLSSRGNTRIYRSPQGCRSVLSARVEKGALLILVPDPTTCYTGARFEQRQDIHLAPEASLILMDLVTTGRRATGERWDFSHFSSSLGVYREGRALFDERWLLDPAQGPLSERLGRFDALGTVLLVGPASAAAREALAGRVGNLPITPGARLVCSASPIGSDGLVLRAAATSPELLMHTATDWLSFLPALLGDDPWSHGS
- a CDS encoding VOC family protein — its product is MEAQRLHRGRLIDHLQLIVRDLDASRRFYVAVFNVLGVPIGGEGEDWFWADELFVSTASSAAAAGVLTGRHHLAFQARDRAMVDAFHAAAIAAGGRDNGAPGLRSYHPGYYAAFVLDPDGNNIEVVFHGPAGRSTPSVEITF